Proteins from one Oryza sativa Japonica Group chromosome 12, ASM3414082v1 genomic window:
- the LOC107276322 gene encoding citrate-binding protein, producing MGFMAMMVSWPAIAAAFIVAASLSSPAAMRASAAAAAGGGGGNNPTAGFAKVDLTGGDFQVQRPYDVPESRRFRYRDGVWTFWVYDSDKPFNTATHTNPRTEVRLRGHDYSSGVWQFEGYGYVPSGTSGVSVMQIHNEEGAEHATILMLHVYDGVLRFYDGPAIESNIYNRWFRLNVVHDVKASTVAVYIDGKQKFSTNVIPSESYYFKFGVYMQHRDWSNCMESQWTNVTVYTKSY from the exons ATGGGTTTCATGGCCATGATGGTGTCATGGCCTGCCATTGCTGCTGCCTTCATCGTGGCGGCATcgctgtcgtcgccggcggccatgcgtgcctcggccgccgccgccgccggtggcggaggagggaaTAATCCCACGGCCGGGTTCGCGAAGGTGgacctcaccggcggcgacttCCAGGTGCAGAGACCGTACGACGTGCCGGAGAGCCGGCGGTTCCGGTACCGTGACGGCGTATGGACGTTCTGGGTGTACGACTCCGACAAGCCCTTCAACACCGCCACCCACACCAACCCTCGCACCGAAGTCAGGCTCAGG GGACATGACTATTCATCGGGAGTGTGGCAATTTGAAGGATATGGATACGTGCCATCAGGAACATCAGGGGTATCGGTGATGCAGATCCACAATGAGGAAGGTGCAGAGCATGCGACTATACTAATGTTGCACGTCTACGATGGTGTGTTGCGCTTCTATGATGGTCCGGCCATTGAGAGCAACATCTACAACCGGTGGTTCCGGCTTAATGTGGTACATGATGTTAAAGCATCGACGGTGGCTGTGTACATCGACGGCAAGCAAAAGTTCTCCACCAATGTGATCCCTAGCGAGTCGTATTATTTTAAGTTTGGAGTGTACATGCAGCACCGTGATTGGTCCAATTGCATGGAGTCCCAATGGACCAATGTCACGGTCTACACAAAGTCTTATTAG
- the LOC4351600 gene encoding uncharacterized protein, whose product MAAAIAAAADDSIVYKLSALLEEVRPSAAALRAASEAADAVAGLVKRIPTQQATHEAVAGFVRDLGLAGEKLAFTFRPPEVVRVAGSHAAGGAVARPDVSADLLVRLPKECFHEKDFLNHRYHAKRCLYLHVIEKSLRSSPLIQKISWSTFLDEARKPILHVYPAKEIAELPGFYVRIIPTASFLFNVSKMNLSTRNNVRAYTKDGINLPTPKYNCSILEDMFLEENVEFISSSVADWKALQEALVLLKVWARQRTSIYTHDCLNGYLISAILVFLTVDSAGSMINRSMTSRQIFRVVMKFLATSKMWTKGLVIQPTKKRTITKEDMVCFLKTFDVVICDVSGHVNLASRMTKSAFIELQDEAACALNCLDKCKDGGFEELFMTKVDLGAKFDSCLRINLKGNLKITTSSFCLDDLAWRKLEKDVQSLLQQGLTDRTKMIRVLWRSTPSEWNIMDGFSEFGSSPLLVGIMLSSLEKSFRLVDIGPNPENRDEAIKFRKFWGEKAELRRFKDGTIAESTVWESESWEKHTIIKKIADHVLTKHLSLQKEDLIHVVDQLDFCLLVGGQDPVSSSGALFEAFDSLAKKLRLLGDVPLKISTVQPLDPAFRHTSVFPPEPHPLAYEKRSSQRLPNFTATCMRSLEVMIQLEGSGNWPLDPIAMEKTKSAFLLKMGESLEDQGMFVTASEDEVNVLTSGYSFLLKIFHERGLLLQKRDGDGKAQNVPSEDKELFLRSQHSSMINGLHGRYQVYGPVVRLAKRWISAHLFSSFISEEAVELLVAYLFLKPYPFNVPSSRVAGFLRFLRLLSSFDWTFSPMIIDINNDFNLKDEKEINENFMLCRKSYEQNPHDIEPAMFLATSYDKASEAWTRHSPSKPVLKRMASYAKSSAELLTNLIIQGQSGQYTWECVFRTPLSNYDAVVLLHQEKLCRPHQVLFPAETPNGKLVICGKPCKDFHPYMPLNKGVVKSLHDSREKILVNFDPTTYFLRDLKSAFPKTFKLWYDSIGGDAIGLTWENSKKRGRDEADETMLDPASILKEVGNVGKGLVRGVYLLKAPKLQ is encoded by the exons atggccgccgccatcgccgccgcagccgatgACTCCATCGTCTACAAGCTCTCCGCTCTCCTCGAGGAGGTGcggccgagcgccgccgcactCCGCGCCGCGAGCGAGGCCGCGGATGCCGTCGCGGGCCTCGTCAAGAGGATCCCGACGCAGCAGGCGACTCACGAGGCTGTCGCTGGGTTCGTGAGGGACCTGGGGCTCGCGGGGGAGAAGCTCGCGTTCACGTTCCGGCCGCCGGAGGTCGTTCGGGTCGCTGGGAGccacgcggccggcggcgccgtcgcgaGGCCCGACGTCTCCGCTGACCTCCTCGTGCGCTTGCCTAAG GAATGCTTCCATGAAAAAGATTTTCTAAACCACAGATACCATGCAAAGAGGTGTCTTTACCTCCATGTCATTGAGAAAAGCTTGAGGTCTTCTCCATTAATTCAGAAGATTTCATGGTCTACCTTCCTAGACGAGGCACGGAAACCTATCCTTCATGTATACCCAg CAAAAGAAATCGCAGAACTTCCTGGGTTCTATGTCAGGATAATACCAACTGCAAGCTTTTTGTTCAATGTTTCAAAGATGAATTTATCAACAAGAAACAATGTTCGTGCATACACAAAAG ATGGCATAAACCTGCCCACACCAAAGTACAATTGTAGCATATTGGAGGATATGTTCTTGGAGGAAAATGTAGAATTTATCAGCAGTTCAGTTGCAGATTGGAAAGCCTTGCAAGAGGCATTGGTTTTGCTAAAA GTTTGGGCACGTCAGAGAACTTCAATATATACACATGATTGCCTCAATGGATACTTAATATCTGCCATCCTTGTGTTCCTTACTGTGGACTCGGCAGGAAGCATGATTAATAGATCAATGACATCGAGACAAATTTTTCGCGTTGTGATGAAGTTCTTGG CAACTTCGAAGATGTGGACGAAGGGCTTGGTGATTCAGCCAACTAAGAAGCGTACAATCACCAAAGAG GATATGGTTTGTTTCCTGAAAACATTTGATGTTGTCATCTGTGATGTATCTGGACATGTAAACTTGGCATCTCGAATGACGAAGTCAGCATTCATAGAG CTTCAAGATGAGGCAGCTTGTGCGCTTAATTGCCTTGATAAATGCAAAGATGGTGGATTTGAAGAGCTTTTTATGACCAAGGTTGATTTAGGTGCTAAATTCGATTCATGCTTGAG GATAAACTTGAAGGGAAACTTGAAAATTACTACATCAAGCTTTTGCTTGGATGATTTGGCTTGGAGAAAACTTGAGAAGGATGTCCAGTCTTTGCTGCAACAAGGTCTTACAGATAGAACAAAGATGATCCGTGTCCTGTGGAGAAGCACACCTTCTGAATGGAATATAATGGAT GGTTTTTCAGAATTTGGTAGCAGTCCTCTGCTTGTTGGCATAATGCTTAGCTCGTTGGAGAAGAGTTTCCGTCTAGTTGATATTGGTCCAAACCCTGAGAATCGAGATGAG GCTAtcaaatttaggaaattttggGGAGAGAAAGCTGAACTTAGGAGATTTAAAGATGGAACTATTGCTGAAAGCACAG TGTGGGAATCTGAATCTTGGGAGAAGCACACGATTATCAAAAAAATTGCTGATCATGTGCTTACCAAGCATTTGTCGTTGCAGAAGGAAGACTTGATTCATGTTGTTGATCAGTTAGACTTTTGCCTCCTGGTTGGTGGCCAAG ATCCGGTCTCGTCGTCTGGAGCTTTGTTCGAAGCCTTTGATTCTTTAGCGAAGAAATTGCGCCTATTGGGTGATGTTCCTCTTAAAATATCAACCGTGCAACCTCTAGATCCAG CTTTTAGACACACGTCTGTGTTTCCTCCTGAGCCTCATCCTTTGGCATATGAAAAAAGGTCTTCTCAGAGGCTGCCAAATTTTACAGCTACTTGCATGCGATCATTAGAAGTAATGATTCAG CTAGAGGGATCTGGTAACTGGCCCTTGGATCCTATAGCCATGGAGAAGACGAAGTCtgcatttcttttaaaaatggGTGAAAG TCTGGAGGATCAAGGAATGTTTGTTACTGCCAGTGAAGATGAGGTCAATGTTCTTACATCTGGATATTCATTCTTGCTTAAGATATTTCACGAAAGAGGTTTGCTGTTACAAAAACGAG ATGGAGACGGTAAAGCTCAAAATGTTCCATCAGAAGACAAGGAACTCTTTCTTCGGAGCCAGCACTCAAGTATGATCAATGGTCTGCATGGTCGTTACCAGGTGTATGGGCCGGTAGTAAG GCTAGCAAAAAGATGGATTTCGGCACATCTATTTTCTTCATTTATCTCAGAGGAGGCAGTTGAATTGTTGGTTGCATACCTATTCTTGAAGCCATATCCATTCAACGTCCCTTCTTCACGGGTTGCTGGGTTTCTTAG GTTTTTGCGATTACTGTCTAGTTTTGACTGGACCTTTTCACCTATGATCATAGACATAAACAATGACTTCAACCTGAAGGATGAGAAGGAGATAAAT GAAAACTTTATGCTGTGTAGAAAATCTTATGAACAAAATCCTCATGATATAGAGCCTGCAATGTTTCTTGCTACATCGTATGATAAGGCATCTGAAGCTTGGACGAGACATTCACCAAGCAAGCCG GTTCTTAAACGGATGGCTTCTTACGCTAAAAGCAGTGCAGAGCTTTTAACAAATCTTATAATCCAAGGTCAATCAGGCCAATATACATGGGAG TGTGTCTTCCGAACACCTTTAAGCAATTATGATGCTGTTGTTCTCCTCCACCAAGAGAAGCTTTGTCGTCCTCACCAAGTACTTTTCCCTGCTGAGACCCCTAATG GCAAGCTGGTAATTTGTGGCAAACCATGTAAAGATTTCcacccttatatgccactcaatAAAGGAGTTGTGAAAAGCTTGCATGATTCAAGAGAGaaaattttggtaaattttGACCCAACCACATACTTTCTGCGGGATTTGAAG AGTGCATTTCCTAAAACTTTCAAGCTGTGGTATGATTCAATCGGAGGAGACGCAATCGGTCTTACATGGGAGAACTCAAAG AAGCGTGGCAGAGACGAGGCCGATGAAACCATGCTGGATCCAGCTTCTATCCTAAAGGAGGTTGGAAATGTTGGCAAAGGTTTGGTAAGGGGCGTGTATCTCCTCAAAGCACCAAAGCTTCAGTAA